The following are encoded together in the Lathyrus oleraceus cultivar Zhongwan6 chromosome 3, CAAS_Psat_ZW6_1.0, whole genome shotgun sequence genome:
- the LOC127131176 gene encoding uncharacterized protein LOC127131176, with protein MKACLTWTINDFPAYGMLSGWGTQGKLACPHCMEHTDAFTLKSGHKNSWFDCHRRFLPSNHSFRRSKRSFLKNRVVTNEPPPISTGKDIWAVISNFPKVTEIGWEAKWKEFEGYGVDHNWKKRSIFWDLPYWKDNLLRHNLDVMHIEKNVFDNIFNIVMNVKDKTKDNEKAREDLAKLCFRGDLELQPLENGKNGKPKASYSLTKSEAKLVCKWLKELRMPDGYASNLSRCANVEKGTMHGMKSHDCHVFMECLLPIAFHSLPDLVWKPLTELGRFFKDLCCNTLRMEDLIKLDENIPIIICKLERIFPPGFFDSMEHLPIHLAKEAILGGPVQYRWMYPFERFMGVSKRAVTNKARVEGSICSDYIHRETNYFCSHYFNSFRLLPTINLSNKPHLDNDDILPTMSILQSGGRPSGKSRKYFISDKEWKSSHVHVLINCDEVKPYLDIFLENHSLDIEDSSGRIHIEFPIWLKKYVNEETNGVTNQDIIALSRSPASMAISWNMYFINGYKFHTEEWSKGRKTSNCGVHVKGLAEGGNTDFYGIIKHIFELDYIGLKHKIPVFYCEWFDPTRNTGTKVHPQYKTVDIKMDKRYRPYDPFILAQNARQVYYVPYPEMCRDMRGWCAAITTKPRGRVEIDNIEDEVPYQSDGMLPALPNVEIEAISCLRDMSQLDVFEEIFDCSTSEADRGH; from the exons ATGAAAGCCTGCTTGACGTGgacaattaatgattttccagccTATGGTATGTTATCTGGATGGGGAACACAAGGTAAattggcatgccctcattgtATGGAACACACTGATGCTTTCACCTTGAAAAGTGGCCATAAGAATTCCTGGTTTGACTGTCATCGTCGTTTCTTGCCATCTAATCACTCCTTCAGAAGGAGTAAAAGAAGTTTCCTAAAAAATAGGGTTGTGACCAATGAGCCACCTCCCATTTCCACAGGGAAAGATATATGGGCGGTAATAAGTAATTTTCCAAAAGTTACTGAAATTGGATGGGAGGCGAAATGGAAAGAATTCGAAGGGTATGGAGTGGATCACAATTGGAAAAAGCGAAGTATTTTTTGGGATCTCCCATATTGGAAGGATAACTTGTTAAGGCATAACCTCGATGTGATGCACATAGAAAAAAACGTCTTCGATAATATATTTAATATTGTCATGAATGTTAAGGACAAAACAAAGGATAATGAAAAGGCAAGAGAAGACTTGGCTAAATTATGCTTTCGCGGGGACTTGGAGCTCCAACCCTTAGAAAACGGAAAGAATGGTAAACCAAAGGCTAGTTACAGTCTAACCAAATCTGAAGCCAAGTTGGTTTGTAAATGGCTTAAGGAATTGAGAATGCCAGATGGCTATGCTTCAAACCTCAGTAGGTGTGCCAATGTAGAAAAGGGTACGATGCATGGGATGAAGAGCCATGATTGTCATGTTTTCATGGAATGTTTACTCCCAATTGCATTCCATTCATTGCCAGATTTGGTTTGGAAACCATTAACTGAGCTAGGTCGATTCTTTAAAGATCTTTGTTGCAATACATTGAGGATGGAAGACTTAATTAAGTTGGATGAGAATATTCCAATTATCATATGCAAGTTGGAAAGGATTTTTCCACCAGGTTTCTTTGACTCAATGGAGCATCTTCCAATCCATCTTGCCAAAGAAGCAATTCTAGGTGGTCCAGTACAGTACCGATGGATGTATCCATTCGAAAG ATTTATGGGAGTCTCAAAGAGGGCAGTGACAAATAAGGCTAGAGTTGAAGGTTCCATATGCAGTGATTATATACATCGCGAGACAAATTACTTTTGCTCTCATTATTTCAACTCTTTCCGTTTGTTGCCAACCATAAATCTTAGTAACAAACCTCATTTAGACAATGATGACATTCTACCTACAATGTCCATTCTACAAAGTGGCGGTCGACCAAGTGGGAAGTCACGAAAATATTTTATATCTGATAAGGAATGGAAGTCTTCACATGTGCATGTCTTGATAAATTGTGATGAGGTTAAACCATATCTTGA CATATTCTTAGAGAACCACTCTCTAGATATAGAAGATTCATCTGGGCGCATACATATAGAGTTTCCCATATGGCTGAAGAAATATGTAAATGAGGAGACAAATGGAGTTACTAACCAAGATATAATTGCCTTGTCTCGCAGTCCTGCATCAATGGCCATATCATGGAACATGTATTTTATCAATGGGTACAAGTTTCATACTGAAGAATGGAGCAAAGGTAGAAAAACTAGCAATTGTGGTGTGCACGTGAAAGGTCTTGCAGAAGGAGGAAATACTGATTTTTATGGAATAATCAAACATATCTTTGAGCTAGATTACATTGGTCTGAAGCATAAGATTCCAGTTTTTTATTGTGAATGGTTTGATCCAACAAGGAATACGGGCACAAAGGTTCACCCACAATATAAAACTGTGGATATTAAGATGGATAAACGTTATCGTCCTTATGATCCTTTCATCCTTGCGCAAAATGCAAGACAAGTGTATTATGTCCCATATCCAGAAATGTGTAGAGATATGCGTGGATGGTGTGCGGCAATCACCACAAAACCAAGGGGTCGCGTAGAGATTGACAACATAGAGGATGAAGTACCTTATCAATCTGATGGGATGTTACCTGCGCTACCCAATGTAGAAATTGAAGCAATATCTTGTTTGCGTGACATGTCACAATTAGATGTGTTTGAAGAGATTTTTGATTGCTCTACTAGTGAAGCAGATAGAGGGCATTGA